A stretch of Bacillus pseudomycoides DNA encodes these proteins:
- the putP gene encoding sodium/proline symporter PutP produces the protein MSTQMLILISISIYMLGMLVIGYFAYKQTSNLTDYMLGGRTLGPAVTALSAGAADMSGWLLMGLPGAMFSVGLSSSWIAIGLTLGAYANWIYVAPRLRTYSEIANNSITIPEFLEHRFHDASHMLRLVSGLVIMIFFTFYVASGFVSGAVLFENSFGLNYHVGLLIVGSVVVAYTLFGGFLAVSWTDFVQGIIMVVALILVPVVTIMNVNGLGPAFDTIKSIDPALLDIFKGTSVLGIISLFAWGLGYAGQPHIIVRFMAISSVKEIKSARRIGMSWMIFSVVGAMFTGLIGIAYYSKAGLKLSDPETIFVELGNILFHPLITGFLLAAILAAIMSTISSQLLVTSSAVTEDIYRTFFKRSASDRELVFVGRMAVLVIALIGCGLAFKQNDTILALVGYAWAGFGSSFGPVVLLSLYWKRMTKWGALAGMIAGAATVITWTQFKFLKDFLYEMIPGFAASLLAIIIISLLTKPSKEVEKQFEEFEKTA, from the coding sequence ATGAGTACGCAGATGTTAATTTTAATTTCTATCTCTATCTACATGCTCGGGATGCTAGTCATTGGCTATTTTGCCTATAAACAAACATCCAACTTAACAGATTATATGCTTGGCGGGCGTACACTAGGCCCCGCAGTAACAGCATTAAGTGCGGGAGCAGCTGATATGAGCGGCTGGCTGTTAATGGGATTACCCGGTGCAATGTTTAGCGTTGGATTAAGTAGTAGCTGGATTGCGATTGGCCTAACACTTGGCGCATACGCAAACTGGATCTATGTCGCTCCTCGCTTACGTACCTACTCAGAAATTGCAAACAATTCTATTACTATTCCAGAATTTTTAGAGCATCGTTTCCATGATGCATCTCATATGCTACGTCTTGTTTCTGGACTTGTTATTATGATCTTTTTCACATTTTATGTAGCTTCAGGATTCGTCTCAGGTGCTGTATTATTCGAAAATTCATTTGGCTTAAATTATCATGTTGGACTACTTATTGTTGGAAGCGTTGTTGTAGCTTACACATTATTTGGTGGCTTCTTAGCTGTAAGTTGGACAGACTTCGTTCAAGGAATCATCATGGTGGTTGCTCTTATCCTTGTTCCGGTCGTAACAATTATGAATGTAAACGGCCTTGGACCAGCATTTGATACAATTAAATCTATTGACCCAGCGCTATTAGATATTTTTAAAGGAACATCCGTATTAGGTATTATTTCATTATTTGCCTGGGGTCTTGGTTATGCTGGACAACCTCATATTATCGTACGCTTTATGGCTATCTCTTCTGTCAAAGAAATCAAAAGCGCACGTCGAATTGGTATGAGCTGGATGATTTTCTCTGTAGTAGGAGCTATGTTTACTGGCCTTATCGGTATCGCTTACTATTCAAAAGCGGGATTAAAGCTCTCTGACCCAGAAACGATTTTCGTTGAACTAGGTAACATTTTATTCCACCCATTAATTACTGGATTTTTATTAGCAGCTATTTTAGCAGCTATTATGAGTACAATCTCTTCTCAGCTTCTTGTTACATCAAGTGCAGTAACGGAAGACATATATAGAACATTCTTTAAACGTTCTGCATCTGATCGTGAGCTTGTATTTGTTGGTCGTATGGCCGTTCTTGTTATTGCACTTATTGGTTGCGGATTAGCATTTAAACAAAACGACACAATCCTAGCGCTTGTTGGCTATGCTTGGGCTGGCTTTGGTTCTTCATTTGGTCCTGTCGTTTTACTAAGCTTATACTGGAAACGTATGACAAAATGGGGCGCGCTAGCTGGTATGATCGCTGGTGCTGCAACTGTTATTACGTGGACACAATTTAAGTTTTTAAAAGACTTTTTATACGAAATGATCCCAGGATTTGCTGCAAGCTTACTTGCAATTATCATCATTAGTTTATTAACAAAACCTTCAAAAGAAGTTGAAAAGCAGTTTGAGGAATTCGAAAAAACTGCATAA
- a CDS encoding PH domain-containing protein, whose product MYFPSKKDAWLYPIYLVGVAACFAPFLAGRDYFLLFFTIPFAILLIWSWFTTGYKVEDEEIIIRYGPRKKRISIKDIRKISKTKNPLAAPALSFDRLEILHGTQFETELISPRDTKQFVSLIQSIQPQIEIANNVINE is encoded by the coding sequence ATGTACTTTCCATCAAAAAAAGATGCATGGTTATATCCAATTTATTTAGTGGGAGTCGCTGCTTGTTTTGCTCCATTTCTTGCTGGGAGAGATTATTTTCTTCTATTTTTCACCATTCCTTTTGCGATTCTTCTTATTTGGAGCTGGTTTACAACAGGATATAAGGTAGAAGATGAAGAGATCATCATTCGATATGGACCGAGGAAAAAAAGAATTTCAATCAAAGATATAAGAAAAATTTCAAAAACAAAAAATCCACTAGCAGCTCCGGCACTGTCTTTTGATAGACTTGAAATACTTCACGGCACGCAATTTGAAACAGAACTTATTTCTCCGCGTGATACTAAGCAATTCGTTTCTCTTATACAAAGTATTCAGCCGCAAATTGAAATAGCAAATAACGTAATAAATGAGTGA
- a CDS encoding Ig-like domain-containing protein — MMASLQHQNSKKLSLMANASCPNIQSKPQISLAPSAVSVIGVHIQKNKLKIKVGQSAELSASVLPIQATNQELIWTNMNPDVITVITEKDKVIITGRNPGRAVIIVTTAEGKFRDLCVVHVQPFITNPK; from the coding sequence ATGATGGCATCACTACAACACCAAAACTCAAAAAAACTATCACTTATGGCAAATGCTTCTTGTCCAAACATACAGTCAAAACCTCAAATCTCACTTGCTCCTTCTGCTGTATCTGTAATTGGTGTGCATATACAAAAAAACAAATTAAAAATAAAAGTGGGACAAAGCGCTGAATTATCTGCTTCTGTTCTCCCAATTCAAGCAACAAATCAAGAGCTTATTTGGACAAATATGAACCCGGACGTCATAACAGTTATCACAGAGAAAGACAAAGTAATCATAACTGGAAGGAACCCTGGACGAGCTGTCATTATCGTAACAACTGCTGAAGGGAAATTTCGAGATTTATGTGTTGTTCATGTTCAGCCTTTTATAACAAATCCGAAGTAA